The nucleotide window TATCATCCCTGTGATTGAGATCACCGTGTTGATCAATGTGGGTCAGGCGATTGGCGCCTGGTATACCGTAGGGCTGGTGCTTTTATCGGCTTTTATTGGCGTCAATATGCTGCGCTATCAGGGGTTGTCGACACTGGCCCGGGCTCAGCAACGGATGAATGCCGGGCAGATACCTGGAAACGAAATGGTTGAGGGGATTGTGCTGGCGGTGGGGGGGGCGCTTCTGTTAACGCCGGGCTTTGTTACTGACGTAATCGGCTTTCTCTGTCTTATCCCTTACACCCGTAAAGCGCTTGCCCGGCAGGTCATGAGCCGTTTTACTGTGGTGGCTATGTCTCATCGGCAAAGTGGTGTTGA belongs to Amphritea atlantica and includes:
- the fxsA gene encoding membrane protein FxsA, with the translated sequence MRFLLLLFIIIPVIEITVLINVGQAIGAWYTVGLVLLSAFIGVNMLRYQGLSTLARAQQRMNAGQIPGNEMVEGIVLAVGGALLLTPGFVTDVIGFLCLIPYTRKALARQVMSRFTVVAMSHRQSGVEPEDSIYHRQHPPGSRDTDQNGDIIDGDFRRED